AGCAACATCCCATAATGGTATGATAATATAGTATGGTATTCTATCAGGCTGTCTACATGTACAGGGGTCCCACAGGCCTCCTGTGGGACCCGCCAGCCGTTACCTGGTGGACGGCCCCCATGATCTTGCGGGCCTCCTGATAGAGGGTGTCGGGGCTCCAGTGTGGGTTGAGGCCATACAACGCCTCCACCAACCGGTTGTGCTCTCTCAGGAACATGGTGTGCAGCGCGATCATCCCCAGATGCTCATTGGCTCTGGAGTCTCCTGTGGGGACGTGAGGGTCGTGATGACCATGAGGAACACCAGAATACAAAGCAACCAAAGCTTTTCTATTATGGACTCCTTCTTAAGGAAATTGAGGACTCTGCATTCAACCATCACTAGTAGCACTAGGAGCATTAAACCATCACTAGTAGCACTAAGAGCATTCAACCATCACTGGCAGCACTAGGAGCATTAAACCATCACTAGCATTAGTGGGGGCATTAAACCACCACTAGCAGTAGTGGGAGCAGTGGGCAGCCACAGTGCAGGACCAAGAATAAGGCTACTTGCCCAGTGCCTGGGTCAAGGGCGCCGGCTGGAATATGAACCTAACAAGGCTGCAGTTGTTTTGGGACTTTATTTGTATCACATGTGTTTTCTGGGTCCTACCAGCCTGAAAACAAGAGGTGGCGTTATCCCGGCGTGGGGACCCATCTTGCGGCCCTGAGGAGGACAGGTTCCCCCCCCTTCGAGGGCCACAGGGGTCCAGGCGAGCCTGTGGCCCGCGGCTCAGGAAGGGCATGTAGGCCAGGCCGTGGTCGGAGTGCTGCGGGTTGAGAGCCAGGGCGCCCCGGGGGGAGAGGCGGTCGCGCAGGGCCGAGGCCACGCCGGGCGAACTGCCGTACACCATGCTGGCGTCCACGTACGAGGTGATGGCGTTGAGCTGTTCCCGGTGGCCCCTCCCCAGGGGGCCGCGCCCGCAGCTCGGTGCCGAGCGGAAGAAGGGCATGCAGCTCTGGAGGCCGGTGCGGGGGTCCGAGGACGGGATCTGGGAGAGggccaagaggaggaggatgaaggggaAGCACCGCCTCGGTAAGGTCAGAGGTGATGCAACGGGATGTTTGGTTTTGAATTCGGTGAAGACTGTGCGAGCATTAACCCTGCCAGGTCTAGAGGTTCGATCCCCACTGCAGACATCACTTTTTATGAAACTTATTAAAGAATCGACCCACTCCTCCATCAACCCACGGTTGAGTAACTTTTTTCTTGTTCTTTTGTCCGTGGAGGacgttaagccctttgagacggtAGCTGTGTTCAAgggcaatacaaataaaatataattgaattgaatcatCAAAAGGGTTACTACGGCCGCAGTGTCAGAGTTACACAGAACAGGTCTTCACTCTGACCATCTTAATACTGTTCAAATGAACCGTCTGAGACAAACCTTCCAGCCCAAAGGAGCAGCTCCCTGCCAGCGGCCCCTGGGGGTGGCAGGGCGTGTCccctggggggggcagggcgtgTCACCTGGATGGGGAAGCAGGGCGTGTCGCGGCTGCAGCTGCGGGTGCAGTCCACGGCGGTCCTGAAGGCGGCGGTGCTGGGGCTCTGGGGGGTCAGGGCCAGGTCGTGGTCGATCCACTGGCCCCACTCCACCAGCAGGTGGGACAGGGTGGAGTCCAGGGAGATGTTGTCGTTGTGGGTGTACAGCACCTCCTGGGACACCAGcctcacctggcaccatgacaGAAGAGCAGTCAATTGAAATGTGGAACACTATCCTTGCCTTTATTAGTACTTCTTTATGTGACAAAAGTGACACTATCTCCAAAGTGACAGTGAATCCAGATGCCTGTTATggatgagcaggtagggggcaTCTGGCTGAAGGAGGTGTGGACCTATTGGTCATTAGGGTTCGAACCAATTACCTTTCAACTGGGAGTCAAGCAGACCCGACCTCAAGATTATCCTGTAAGCCTAAAATAAATGCAAAGTGATGTGTGGATGTTCTGCCCTAACTATAATAGCCTGTTTCAACCTCAGTTAGGTGGGGTTTGCCTGTTTGACTGTTCTCACAATGCAGGCGGGCAAACAGGTCCAGTGTATTACAGTGTATGTAAACTGAACTAAAGAACGTAGTCACATCTGGGGGAGATTTAATGAGCCAGGGTCTTACCGGAGGCAGGCTGAAGCCGTTGTAGGAGTGGTCCGGGTCCCAGCCTCTCGGCATGCCGGTGGCGTCCTCATACTCTGGCTCCAGCCAGCGGGAGTAGGGGATGTTTGCAGCACCCCAACTAGAACGCTGTCTGAGGGGGCAAGAATAGGAAGTTAGAAGGCAAAGAAGAACTTTGTCTATccaacagacagagggacagacaaagGTAGTAAAATTTTTGATGCTTTATTATCCAAAGTATCTCAGAGTGCATTCAGACACATGTtatgaaggagcaggtatggtTTGAGCATCTTGCAGGATGCTAGAAGTACACCACAGACATTGTGGATCCAACCCAGCAGGGTGATAGTGACCCTAGCTCCTACCCTGACATTCTGAAAGATCGATGTAAGGGCTGCTGTGGGTCTGGACCCGCCGGGCCCCTACATTAACTTGTCCCTCGAAAATGATGCCTGATTTAAAAGAGTTGAGTTCAGAGGGCAGATGTTAATGTGATGACATGTCACGGCTGAGAGCGCTGACCTATTGTTGCACTCCCCCGTGATGGATCTGTATCGCTCGGAGAGACAGTCGGTGTCACAGTGCATGCTCTTCAGCTCAGAGGAGCATCCAGTCAcctgcagcagctcctccacatCCCCGTCACTCAGCAGCTCTTTGGGGACACGGGAACAACAATAAAGTTGGGCACTTTTTGGAAGACAGACCCTTGGCAAAAAGCTTCTGCTCAATGATTGCCTTTCTTTTATTTGACATCTACATTGCTAGCAGGACCCTGCTTGACCGATCACCTTATCTGAAACTAAGAGCAATGATACTATTTGTTCTTAACAAGGTACCAGCCGTGCATTTACCTAAACACACGTTCTGTCATACTAAGTGATGATGGGATTATTCTGACCTATCACCGTATCCTTCCTTCCCCTCTTTAAGTAGACCAGAACCAGAACATATCAAAGTTTGTTATAGTGTTTATTTTAGTATTTGGTTATTCTGTTTCAATACCACTGTGGTCTGGCATGACCATGGTGTGAGTGTAGACCATCTCTCTGATCAGCTCTACTGTGTTGTCCAGGAGCTCTGCAGCCTGGATGTGAGCCCTGGTGCTGGGCTCGGCCTGTTTGAACTGCGCCAGGAGGTCGCTGGGCCGTAGAGCCCCTTCAGACAGAGACATCTTCACTCTGGAGGATGCACAGTGAGGTGCAGAGTTAGTGGGATAATTCGGATCTTGatatatgtattttaattatAGATATGTGTGGGATATCTTCTGCCTTGGAGATCGAAATCAAAAGGGGGTCAATGATGATTATGGAATCAGAATCTCTTATGTAGAATGCATTTACCTTTCGCTCGTTCGGGTGTAAGCAGCGTCAGTGAGTTCCATCGCTCTACGAAGAGCCGGCTCTAAAAACTGGGATCCCAGATACACCGTCTCTAAACAACAAGACAGGCCGCTTCAAAATACAATCCAACAAAACTCACAAAATGGTTAACCATTCCAATTCTATAAAATGTTGACTATATTTGCTTTCTGGGTAAAACAGTTCAAACCTGAGTCATTGTGGAAAACTTTCTTTGAAGAAACACTTTGAGGCAAAGACAGCAGGAGAACAGCCATGGCTAACGGAGAGATGGTAACCTAAAACAATCAAATATAATGTATTAAAAACTCCTCCCGGCAAAGTTCATACGTGATACATCCCATCTGATCAGGTCGGTTCAAATCATTTGAGACTAAAGAGGTCACTTACCATGAGTGCTGTGTACATTAAGCTGAGACTCTACACCATGGATATCAGGTTCAAGATGTGCATCCCTTTGATACAAGTGAGACAGTGATATGTCCTgaaatgttataataataaagtCCTTCTACTATCCTGCGAATGGGCCAGTCTCCCCTGTAAGGGCTGTGACTGGGAGTCTGGGAGCTGGCAGAAGTTGGGATCAGTATTTCTCAGGTGCAAGCCTTTAAGAAGTATTTTATACAGGGGCGATGCGGTCGACAGGTATGTGCAGAATCCCTTATCTCTCCCAGCGGGTGACAGCCGTTCCACATCAAACAACGGCTTCTCTGCCGGCCTAATAACCTTCAAATCAAATctgctcctctgcctctgctcaTGTTGACTACAATCTGTCACAGTCTCACCCTTTCCAGTGTATTCATCAGTCCATCTGCCTTCAGATAGGATCAAATATTCTACCTCAATgcatcaaccaatcacaggctgACAAAGCAAAGCAGCAATTCTTTTGGATTTGGACTAGTGGACCAAACGTTTTTTCAATCGAAACCAGGTGAAAAAATAATACTGTATTAAATCTGTATTAGCATTTAATAGAATCTCAATAGAGTCTCAATGCAGGGACTTATTCATGTCATATGTCATGAATGAGCCTAAATACACAACCAAtataatttatacattttataatttaaGAATTTTCATTCAATAACTGATATGTCAATGTCGTAACTACATGCCAAAATTTTCAATCTGATGGTACCATAGCCAGTTTCCAATGACACAAGCAGGTGTTATGGATGGGAtcggacagagggaggggagatagGAGATGAGAGAAGAGGGATTAGGGAAATTCATGAAGAACGAGTCTCACTAAAACAATAATTCCCCTCAGGCTCcatgaatagtggggaataggctattccccactattcactttgcCTTCGGCAAATAATTGTGAAGTATTGTGACCATAACTATGAGTGTAAACTATAGACTAAAACCACAGATGACAGTCAGACCAGCCTGAGTCAAGCACTTCAAAACAAAGACATATGTTATCAGAGTTCCCCTTCCCTTTGATGAGTCCAGGTGTGTGATAGCATCAGTTCCTTGTCATCCATCATATGTCATTACGGTGTTATTAACGCGGCCTCTGTTGACCCACTCTCTGCTCGATGGAAAATAGACTGGAAAACCAGTCTATTTCTTACAGGCCGAACATAGATCAAAGCTCTGAGAGTATCCCGTCCCCAGGTGTATAAACAGAACGTAGGCCTACAGGAAGTGACCTAAGCCAACATCCTACCCAGTCCGGTATGTTCTGATGACAGCTGTAACCTTTAGTTCATCAACAACATACAAACAGGATTTTAAAACTTTATTAAGAGCAATATTCATAACATTTTGGCCCAGTCTTCACTTAATACATACAATTATAATCTTTATTAAATTGGTCATTTGAGAAgtatataaataaaagcaaacatTCTTCCTGCATTCATATGAAAGAAGTTACGAGCATTAGCCTGAAGGAGCTCGGCATGTTAAACACTCTACAAAAAAATTATGCAAGATGACCAATAATACTGTCGGCGTGTGtattatattaatatgataCCGTTTGATAAGCTCTTGTGCATGCTCATATTATGAGGTTAGGTCACAGTTATAACAGCAGGTGGGACCACAGCTCCCCGGATACATGATGCTCTAGCTTagctggcgggggggggggccggagtTAGGCATGCTGGGACCACAGGAAGCGGTCACAGCGCTCCAGCATGGTCTGGATTGTGGCTCtggaacaaaacacacaaaaaaacatacttATGTAAATGCTTGTTCGAGTTATAACCTTTACATTAGGTCTACACGGTCTGACCATACGGGTTGCATCTCGATGAAGAATGGAGCGTGTGCACCGAGCTTCATGCCTATTGCATGTTGTTCTGGAGGTTCCTCTGCTCTGAGTGGGGTTCAGAAGGCGCTCCTCACCTCTGTCTCTTCTCCGCCACCCGCAGCAGCTCGCACACCAGTGCCGAGTGGGGGCTCAGGGCCAGCGGCAGGCCGCactcctccaggacctccagcgCCCGATCCGGCCCCACGCTCTGGGCCAGCCTCAGGGTCAGGTTCTCCGGGGTCACCTGGCGCCGGCGCCCCTCCGCCGACCCGTTGACGAGCGTGGCCGTCCCGTTGGGGGTGGAGGTCccgttgggggtggggggagcggGCTCTGGCTCAGTGCTGCACTGCTGAGACAGCTGGATGAGTACCTTCCACTCCTGGACGGTCTGCGGTACCACTGAGGCGAGAGACGCACACTTTTAGAAGTCAGGAGGCCTCTTGCTAAGGGAGGCTTGCGGATCTCGCCTGCAGACtgcagccctgacacacacactagaaaccATGCGTCTTCATCAGCACCAGactgttgtattttatcttTCAATTGGTTTCACATGATCAAATCAAGCATCTTAAACCTTTTACATATTTAGGGGGAAGGACACGTTGAGAGGTGACGCAGGACTCATCTTCAAGTGTGCCCTGTTGCCTTCCCTTGAATAGATAAAAGGTTTTGAATGCTTCATTGAGTCATGCGAGACGGATCATGGAAGTCCGTTACTTACCTTGTGGATCCTCCAGCAGGCTCATATCATCCAGCCTGcagatagtggagaaggcctcCGTGCGTTGCTGCAGCTCACAGCACAAGTACAGGAAGCCAGTCCAGTATCTGCAGAGGGCCACAACATAACCACAGGTCGAACACACGTCGTACTCACACAACTGCTGGACACATCAATGCAATTGATATCCCATCAGAGGTGGGCTGCAGAACCGCCCCCCCTGTCGGTGGTCAGTTCAGTCCATCACTGCTATGATtatcttttttaatttaattgtattaaACGCTCTGCAATGTTTCTGGTACCCCCGGCTCCGACAGGTCTCCGCCATCGTCTCCTTGGAGGACAGGTCGGCAGGAAGCTGtatgagcagagagaggaggcgcCCGTAGCCCCAGCTGAAGAAATGGGAATGCCACCTAGGATTGAGGACGAACATTGATGTTACTTTGGGAATAGGGTTTTCAAAAATGGAAGGTAGACTAGAGACACCTAGAGACACCTGGGCTGGCCGTCCGCGGTGAGGGTGTCGGAGGGTTGAGGGGCATCATGGGAAAGACCAAGCTCCAACCAATCCTGTCTCAGAGATTCTGATTGGAGGAGGGAGCCCAAAAAGGATAATctacaaaaaaataagtaaaaagaaaaacagacactttatattatttataaaatcGAAAAAGTAAGAAAAGCTTGTTAAGATCAAAAACTACAACCAAAATATGTTTAAAGAGAGAAGGGCGATGGAACTTCAAAGCGCAGAACCTTAGTTCCTCGGCATGCGACTGCACCAGGTTGTCCAGGTAAGCCAGGAAGTGAGGCGGCTGGGCCATGAGCGCGACGTCAGCGGGCGTCACCGCGGGGTGGAACTGGGAGAAGGAGCGCACAGCCGCCTCGCCATGCCTCTCATACAACCTGGACACAAGGGGACACGGAGAGGGTTGGCTGGAAGGGACTGGACGGAAGTCCCTGTGTCTAAAACTACAATTCTATATTCTGCTTCTTAATGACATGAATCTGAGGAGTACCAATATGTTAAACTCCCTTATACACGTGCAACACATTCATCTTCAAGATCTGAACTAAGAGGCAGGGACGCGGGGGGAAGGGGCAGGGGATTGTTCGTTGACGAACATTTTTCGTTAACAAAATTAACACTAGCCGGGGGCTAgaggctgggggcgggggggggcaaatggcagacctgtgtgtgtgagccaggaGCTCAGGGGCGGACCAGGGCTGCAGCTCCCTCAGGCCTCGCAGTGACTTCAGCAGGTCCCCCTTCTGGATGACCTCCACCACCTTACTGGAGCGGGTCAGCTCtgtggaggcagagggagacagcgTTGGTCTTCTTGTTCTGTCCATTAACCGCAGCGCTACAAGCGTTGGGTACTTCCTCTCACCCTGCACGGCCTCGATGAAGGAGCGCTGCATCTCGGGCCGCTCCGCGTGGCAGAGCAGACACGCACGCCGCACACGCTCGGCGTCCAGCAGAAAGAAGTAGCGCCGCAGGAAGCCGGCTGCACTCAggacccctggctcctccccctgccccctgaAGCAGCTCATCTCCAGGTAGAGGGTGGCCAGCGGAGTGAGGTCTCCCAGCAAGTCCGAGGGCAGGGGCGTGGGGGGCTGCACTCGGACGGGCTCGGGTCGGACGGGCTCGCCCCCTCCGGCGGGCCCCCCTCCGGCGGGCACCGGGCTGCTCTGGCAGCGTTCCTGACGCTCTCCggcattctcctcctcctcatcctcagtgGACTCTGGATCCACGCCGGACTCGGGCTCTAGGCCCCGACCCTGATTCTCCTTCTCGGGGAGTGGTGGCTGCTCGCCTGTCTCAGGCCCGATGGGTTCCCATGAGGAGGAGCACAGAGGCggctccccctgctgctgctgctccaggctCTGGGGCTTCGACCGCTCCTCCCTGGTCCGGACCTCCTTCAGCGGCCCGTCCTCACTGGTGGAGCCCGGCTGTTCCACGCCCAGCACTCGCTCCAGCACCTGCAGCCACTCCCGCAGGACGTCCCCCAGGGCGGCGGGGTCCATCAGCACGAAGGGGTCCTGGATCTGAAGGCTGAGGTTGGTAtgaatcaataaaaaataaagatcctACAATTCTGATGATGAAACGTCACATTCATCCTCTTGAGAACTGCGTTGCCGTGTCCTTACGTGGCCCGCTCCGTTGCTGCTCGGAGTTCCTGCAGTTCATTCTCCGTCTCGGTACAAACTCTGGGCAGCACGTTTAAAAAGAGCAGTGAGGTCATTAGTGTGGAGGTCATTATTTATTCTACTGTTcacagagagaggacgagaCAGCGAAACGCTCAATGCTTCACTTCCTGaagaatgaaaacaaatgaGTTTGACATCAAACTGCTGGTTTGCTGTCAGGGCAGAAGTCTGACTCATGAGGTACTCACTCATGGTCCATGTCTTCTGACGATGGCGATGTAGCCACTAACACTTCAAGCTGGGCCTCAGAGCGCTGCCAAAGGTCTGTGTTCATCTGGAGAGTGTTAATCTTCTTAACAAAACTAGAGAcactgaaaaaaagaaaacatttaatgaattgGTTCTTTTTGGACCTTATGATGGAGCCATTATTGTCTgggtttatatattttatatacaaAACCCAGAAGATCAGAATAGTTAACTTAGAAATGGCAACATCTTCACACATCTTTAGAGCCATTTGTGTTTAAAACAAGGGCCTGAAAGTGCTTCTACACCAGTGGTTCCCTACCTGGGGGGCGCGCCAGAGAGCCAAGGGGGGGCGTGAAGCCTCTGACAGCTAGAGGAAAATTGACGAGTGCCGCAATTTCAGAATGTAGCAAATGCAGCAGCAGTGGGCCCGTGCCTGACCATATAACAGCTCATCCGAGCTTGAAAGAACTATTTTAGATCTGATCACCATCTTTCAACATCGTTgtttaatgcgactgcatcatcttctctcacatgatcagcagctcgtgATTTCACTTTccctccagttagaactgctcatgatgatatcgctaagtggtctctgtggagacagcgcagcaTCAACACATTCACATCAGAATGAAGCCcaataaaccgccaatgtgtgtaggTTCGGGAGGGTAAATAAGGGTGCTAGCTTAAGCAACCTAATCGCAAACCTAAATTAGGCTACTTTTTAGCAtgatgctgttgcggctctcagctgtgccagagcgttcataGTTGCTCGGGAAACCACATGACGTCTCCGCCCGGTGCAgcagtgtgaactgcccagtttctagaacgtcgcagccagtttcgtcgcaaggagtcgcaagtTGGAAGTCTTTGCGAGGCGAATCGTTgttctgaactgggcttaagggCGGAGCTTAGCAACAGGTCAGCGCACTTGTCGCCATCAAAACAAAAGCGCACGACAGACTGGACCCAGACTTTAGATTGGCTGTCATTCATATTACACCTGACATTCCCTGGCTGTGGGTATGTAAGCCCAAGGTTCACATTAatgaatgtaggcctattaatacCATGCACTGTAAGCTACGAAAACAACACATTTATTAGGGacaaaaaatagaaatgtatggttatttgggggggggaggaaggttgggaaccctaaccctaaccacacacacacacaaacctgtctTTGACGGCCTGCAGGGCTATGCGTGGCTGATTGGGCCCGAAGGGGAGGTTGAGGTGGAAGGGCAGGCCGGCCTCGGGGCGCTCGGCCTCGGGGTGCTCGGCCTCTGGTCCCTGGGCTtctgggggggggtgaaggccAGAGGCAGAGCAGAGGACAGAGGGAATGGATGGAGGACTGGAGGGATCATGCAGGCAGGTGGAGCCAGAGGGCCAAACACCGCAACGTAGACAACGTCAAATCATATATTGAAAAAGAGAAATGGAAAAAACAGAATCCCACAACAAAAGACAAACGTGGTGTGTGCGGAATAGGATGGAGCAGATAAAGATTCATATTAAAAAGGTGATCAGATATGACAAAAAACGCCACTAATTATCAGGAAGATGGGCAGGTTGTAGCCAATGAATATTGGATAATAAAGAAAGGTTTGAGGAAATTAATCCATTCAGTCACATTAGTATAAATGAGTATTTGATCTGTAGGCAGTTTGGAAAACCCACACCAACAGAAACCTGAGCGAGGGGTCACAGCAGAACGCCGTGACTCAAACTAAGATGATCCTGTTTGATGAAATGATTCATCAAGGGGAAGTTACAAACAGGAAGTTATAAACAGGAAGTTATAAACAGGCATTTCCTTCCGTCTCAGAGAAATCAAAGCGAGGATAGCGAGATGTTTACCCTGctccccctggtcctcctccggGCCGAACGCAAACTCCTTCAGCCTGTCCTCCTCTGACGCCGATTGGTTGATGAAGGAGCCCGTCTCCTCCTCGGATTGGCTGCCTCTGCGGCTGATCACCCGGTAGATGCCACAGTCCAACACGTTGAAGCTCTCCTGCAGAATCATCAAGAACACACAAGGAAAAGGTCAATGCTGAtgcatttacattcacatttaggggactttgctgacgcttttatccaaagcgacttaaaaccattaattcacacattcacacaccgacggcgcgGCGGAATCAACCAGGtagggcaacagccagctcgtcaggagcagggTGAGGCGTCTAGCCCAGGGACAACTCGAcactctaggaggagccggggatcgaactagcatccTTCCAgtcaccagtcaacccgctatacctcctgagctactgcagtAGCGTAGATGCAGCCTGCTAGGTGGCTTCCAGTCATGCCATCCTCATAGCAGTAGTTATCTAACGTCATAACCATATTATCTTTGGGGATAGGATTTAGATGCAAATGACAAGTGGCATGATGCTACTTCCTGGTCTATCAGATCCCAGTTTACAATGTGGTGACCATCAGGTCAAAACAAAAAGCCCCAGAGGAACGGCCCATAGCAGACAACTATGGACAACAATTAACAACTACAAAGCTAACATTACTACAGTTAGCCTGTAGCAGGAGAGAGCAGCCTGTGACCACAACATCACACGCCATTTACAACATTAAGAGTGGAATCAAAACCtccaaaaaagaaagaaagaacttgACTGACCAAACTCACGTGGGAGGAAATGCTGCTCCGGCGGCTGCTGGAGGCGGAGTCCAGAGGCTCCAGCCTGGAAATGACCTCGTCCAGCTGACGAAGGAGCTCCGGGTGGGAAGCAGGGCTAAGCTGGGTCTTCAGGTGCTCTACGCGGTCGATGGGGACCAACTTCCTGGTCTGAACACCGTCGGAGACGGTGGAGAGAAGAGTCGTCGTTAGTGAATTGAAATCCAACTTCTACCCCCTGACGCCGGAATCTTATTGACAACACTTTGCGTATCATGCAACATCTTTCACTCACTGATCTCCGTGCTTATAGAGCTTGTCAAATCTCTTAATGTTTCCATCTACCCAAGCTGCACAGACTGATTAACCCTGGTCATTATACAATGTACTTTATTCAAACACATTTAATGGACTTCTCTGTCGCTCTAGTGGTATCAGTCTATCTACGGGCCGAGCCCTCTGTGGCGGACGCCCCTCACCCTGCTGGGCACCAGGGCGTGGGGGAACATGCAGCAGACGCTGGCGGCCAGGACCCACGAGTCCCTGCGGAGCAGCCGCTCCACACACCGCTCCGCCGACACCAGGGACAGGTGGGACATCTGCCCGTTGCCGTGGAGACAGAAGAGCTCGCTGCGGTGCACTGCAATGTCCACCACATCTGGAGAGGCCAACGGATCAGGGACATTGGTT
This genomic stretch from Gadus chalcogrammus isolate NIFS_2021 chromosome 9, NIFS_Gcha_1.0, whole genome shotgun sequence harbors:
- the hps5 gene encoding Hermansky-Pudlak syndrome 5 protein isoform X2 encodes the protein MSRGLPFTMPPVPVVPEGQSHVLAEFDCLDPLLSALRLDSGRLKCTCLAVSKKWLGLGTSAGGLHLIQREGWKQRLILTHKEGSIIQVACCPSDEDFIAVATSQGLVAVWELQLERRGRPERVSVSWEHRGQRVTALCWDSGSLRVFAGDQGGKVSFLRAGSTKLSKAATFVIFPVQTVTTVDSRVVQLGYQEGRLLVSSLSRCYLCDTEREKFWRIGNKERDGEYGACFFPQSRSPAGGPPPLLYCARPGSRIWESSFSGEVLSTHQFKQLLACPPLPLISYRSEPQYVPAQRSSQSIAFSKLLYLGDQHLLTWTDSAIYIFRPQSGQVLLWSEIKDVVDIAVHRSELFCLHGNGQMSHLSLVSAERCVERLLRRDSWVLAASVCCMFPHALVPSRTRKLVPIDRVEHLKTQLSPASHPELLRQLDEVISRLEPLDSASSSRRSSISSHVSLESFNVLDCGIYRVISRRGSQSEEETGSFINQSASEEDRLKEFAFGPEEDQGEQAQGPEAEHPEAERPEAGLPFHLNLPFGPNQPRIALQAVKDSVSSFVKKINTLQMNTDLWQRSEAQLEVLVATSPSSEDMDHEVCTETENELQELRAATERATLQIQDPFVLMDPAALGDVLREWLQVLERVLGVEQPGSTSEDGPLKEVRTREERSKPQSLEQQQQGEPPLCSSSWEPIGPETGEQPPLPEKENQGRGLEPESGVDPESTEDEEEENAGERQERCQSSPVPAGGGPAGGGEPVRPEPVRVQPPTPLPSDLLGDLTPLATLYLEMSCFRGQGEEPGVLSAAGFLRRYFFLLDAERVRRACLLCHAERPEMQRSFIEAVQELTRSSKVVEVIQKGDLLKSLRGLRELQPWSAPELLAHTHRLYERHGEAAVRSFSQFHPAVTPADVALMAQPPHFLAYLDNLVQSHAEELRLSFLGSLLQSESLRQDWLELGLSHDAPQPSDTLTADGQPRWHSHFFSWGYGRLLSLLIQLPADLSSKETMAETCRSRGYWTGFLYLCCELQQRTEAFSTICRLDDMSLLEDPQVVPQTVQEWKVLIQLSQQCSTEPEPAPPTPNGTSTPNGTATLVNGSAEGRRRQVTPENLTLRLAQSVGPDRALEVLEECGLPLALSPHSALVCELLRVAEKRQRATIQTMLERCDRFLWSQHA
- the hps5 gene encoding Hermansky-Pudlak syndrome 5 protein isoform X3, which gives rise to MSRGLPFTMPPVPVVPEGQSHVLAEFDCLDPLLSALRLDSGRLKCTCLAVSKKWLGLGTSAGGLHLIQREGWKQRLILTHKEGSIIQVACCPSDEDFIAVATSQGLVAVWELQLERRGRPERVSVSWEHRGQRVTALCWDSGSLRVFAGDQGGKVSFLRAGSTKLSKAATFVIFPVQTVTTVDSRVVQLGYQEGRLLVSSLSRCYLCDTEREKFWRIGNKERDGEYGACFFPQSRSPAGGPPPLLYCARPGSRIWESSFSGEVLSTHQFKQLLACPPLPLISYRSEPQYVPAQRSSQSIAFSKLLYLGDQHLLTWTDSAIYIFRPQSGQVLLWSEIKDVVDIAVHRSELFCLHGNGQMSHLSLVSAERCVERLLRRDSWVLAASVCCMFPHALVPSRTRKLVPIDRVEHLKTQLSPASHPELLRQLDEVISRLEPLDSASSSRRSSISSHESFNVLDCGIYRVISRRGSQSEEETGSFINQSASEEDRLKEFAFGPEEDQGEQEAQGPEAEHPEAERPEAGLPFHLNLPFGPNQPRIALQAVKDSVSSFVKKINTLQMNTDLWQRSEAQLEVLVATSPSSEDMDHEVCTETENELQELRAATERATLQIQDPFVLMDPAALGDVLREWLQVLERVLGVEQPGSTSEDGPLKEVRTREERSKPQSLEQQQQGEPPLCSSSWEPIGPETGEQPPLPEKENQGRGLEPESGVDPESTEDEEEENAGERQERCQSSPVPAGGGPAGGGEPVRPEPVRVQPPTPLPSDLLGDLTPLATLYLEMSCFRGQGEEPGVLSAAGFLRRYFFLLDAERVRRACLLCHAERPEMQRSFIEAVQELTRSSKVVEVIQKGDLLKSLRGLRELQPWSAPELLAHTHRLYERHGEAAVRSFSQFHPAVTPADVALMAQPPHFLAYLDNLVQSHAEELRLSFLGSLLQSESLRQDWLELGLSHDAPQPSDTLTADGQPRWHSHFFSWGYGRLLSLLIQLPADLSSKETMAETCRSRGYWTGFLYLCCELQQRTEAFSTICRLDDMSLLEDPQVVPQTVQEWKVLIQLSQQCSTEPEPAPPTPNGTSTPNGTATLVNGSAEGRRRQVTPENLTLRLAQSVGPDRALEVLEECGLPLALSPHSALVCELLRVAEKRQRATIQTMLERCDRFLWSQHA